A part of Perca fluviatilis chromosome 15, GENO_Pfluv_1.0, whole genome shotgun sequence genomic DNA contains:
- the LOC120575259 gene encoding protein glass-like: protein MTKLELLNAYLTERLTVVVKEILGVVEDTVTEYREETARTKRENESLRSQLRDILLLEAETEWLRSTRSSLGLASPELRPCDPEPRPCPEEPDSTLNQPRHPAASAAQPAVSLQLLVPQRDVSPAPLLLPGDQKPAEAWEPALKPDAPAEAFGNASPLPSHSSLNPPCASAPKIHIKVPALSEEPRAPAPAALIKREPEEYIVSERDSGTDSLTAPGATQTQPSVRNRMVVVRADRHEARRNRKPPQEIVPQDDTAAAVAVAGYVPELVHRCPRCGEAFGHAGNLRLHLEQKRKTYACDWCCKSFAQSADLRRHLRTHTGERPHRCTFCSKSFSQRGNLRRHLRIHTGERPYSCPHCCRTFSDGDTMKKHKRTHSGEKPYRCVRCSRTFTSAGSLQIHIKRDMCFVANA, encoded by the exons ATGACCAAACTGGAGCTACTGAACGCCTACCTGACGGAGCGGCTGACGGTGGTGGTGAAGGAGATACTGGGCGTGGTGGAGGACACGGTGACCGAGTACCGGGAGGAGACCGCGAGGACCAAGCGGGAGAACGAGAGCCTACGGAGCCAGCTGCGGGACATCCTGCTGCTGGAGGCCGAGACGGAGTGGCTGA GGTCGACCCGGTCCAGTCTCGGCTTAGCGTCTCCGGAGCTGCGGCCCTGCGACCCGGAGCCGAGGCCGTGCCCCGAGGAGCCAGACTCCACCCTGAACCAGCCCAGGCATCCAGCAGCCAGCGCAGCCCAGCCGGCCGTTTCTCTGCAGCTGCTGGTGCCCCAGAGGGACGTCTCCCCGGCGCCGCTGCTCCTGCCGGGGGACCAGAAGCCCGCCGAGGCCTGGGAGCCCGCTCTGAAGCCGGACGCTCCGGCCGAGGCGTTCGGGAACGCGTCGCCTCTTCCTTCTCACTCCTCCCTGAATCCTCCCTGCGCCTCGGCGCCTAAAATCCACATTAAAGTTCCCGCGCTCAGCGAAGAGCCCCGGGCGCCGGCTCCTGCCGCTCTCATCAAAAGAGAACCCGAGGAATACATAGTAAGCGAACGCGACAGCGGCACGGACTCTCTGACAGCGCCTGGCGCCACGCAGACGCAGCCAAGCGTCCGAAACAGGATGGTGGTGGTGCGCGCAGATCGCCACGAAGCTCGCCGAAACAGGAAGCCCCCTCAGGAGATAGTGCCGCAGGACGACACCGCCGCCGCAGTGGCGGTGGCCGGTTACGTCCCCGAACTGGTGCACCGCTGCCCGCGCTGCGGCGAGGCATTTGGCCACGCCGGCAACCTCCGCCTCCATCTGGAGCAGAAGAGGAAAACGTACGCCTGCGACTGGTGCTGCAAGTCCTTTGCGCAGTCGGCCGACCTGCGGCGCCACCTGCGCACTCACACGGGCGAGCGACCGCACCGCTGCACCTTCTGCTCCAAGAGCTTCAGCCAGAGGGGGAACCTGCGGCGCCACCTGCGCATCCACACGGGGGAGCGGCCGTACAGCTGCCCGCACTGCTGCCGCACGTTCAGTGACGGCGACACCATGAAGAAGCACAAGCGCACGCACTCGGGGGAGAAGCCGTACCGCTGCGTGCGCTGCTCCAGGACCTTCACCAGCGCCGGCAGCCTGCAGATACACATCAAGAGGGACATGTGCTTTGTGGCCAACGCCTGA